One window of Bacillus sp. THAF10 genomic DNA carries:
- the rseP gene encoding RIP metalloprotease RseP, which yields MNTVIAFIIIFGVLVFVHELGHLVFAKRAGILCREFAIGFGPKVFTFKKNETVYTIRLLPIGGFVRMAGEDPETIELKPGYHVGLLFNSAGEVNKVIVNNKEKFPEAKMLEVEHADLEKELVIRGFELSDEETLREYKVAEEAYFVMDGQEIQNAPYNRQFGSKTLWQRTMAIFAGPMMNFILAFVIFAFLGIVHGYPVNDAVIGQLTEDGAAQDAGLRQGDKVVAIDDSSVASWEELVSVIQANPNKELEFNITRDGESLSIPVTPKAETVEDKSIGIIGVYMPMEKSFLGSFPKAATETFNWSKEIVVGLGKLITGQFSLDMLSGPVGIYKSTEVVAESGVIMLMRWAAVLSINLGIINLLPIPALDGGRLMFFAAEAVRGKPVDRHKEGLVHFIGFALLMLLMLVVTWNDIQKFFL from the coding sequence GTGAATACAGTTATCGCATTTATCATTATTTTTGGAGTCCTCGTGTTTGTTCACGAGCTCGGACATCTAGTTTTTGCAAAAAGAGCAGGTATACTATGCAGAGAGTTCGCGATAGGCTTTGGACCGAAAGTGTTTACATTTAAAAAGAATGAAACTGTCTATACTATCAGGCTTCTGCCAATCGGTGGATTCGTTCGTATGGCAGGAGAAGATCCTGAAACCATCGAATTAAAGCCTGGCTATCATGTTGGTCTCCTGTTTAATTCTGCTGGAGAAGTGAACAAAGTCATAGTTAATAATAAAGAGAAATTTCCAGAAGCAAAAATGCTTGAAGTGGAACATGCAGATTTAGAAAAAGAGCTAGTCATCAGAGGGTTCGAATTAAGTGATGAAGAAACTCTCCGTGAATACAAGGTTGCAGAGGAAGCATACTTTGTCATGGATGGTCAAGAAATTCAAAATGCTCCATATAACAGACAGTTTGGCTCTAAAACTTTATGGCAGCGCACGATGGCCATTTTTGCTGGTCCGATGATGAACTTTATTTTGGCATTTGTCATTTTCGCCTTTCTCGGAATTGTACATGGGTATCCAGTGAATGATGCTGTGATTGGCCAATTGACAGAAGATGGAGCTGCTCAAGACGCGGGCCTTCGTCAAGGAGATAAAGTAGTGGCCATTGATGACTCATCTGTTGCTTCTTGGGAAGAACTAGTGAGTGTCATTCAAGCAAATCCAAATAAAGAGCTAGAATTTAATATCACGCGAGATGGAGAAAGTCTCTCTATCCCTGTTACCCCAAAAGCAGAAACAGTAGAAGACAAAAGTATCGGGATCATTGGCGTTTATATGCCAATGGAAAAATCATTCCTAGGCTCGTTTCCAAAAGCAGCAACAGAGACCTTTAATTGGTCTAAAGAGATTGTAGTTGGATTAGGTAAGCTCATCACAGGTCAGTTTTCATTAGATATGCTCTCTGGTCCTGTTGGTATATATAAATCAACAGAAGTTGTTGCTGAATCAGGCGTGATTATGTTGATGAGATGGGCAGCCGTTCTTAGTATCAATCTAGGGATTATCAATCTCCTACCAATTCCTGCACTAGATGGTGGAAGACTGATGTTCTTTGCAGCAGAAGCGGTCAGAGGTAAACCAGTAGATCGTCATAAGGAAGGTCTTGTCCATTTTATCGGCTTTGCTCTCTTGATGCTGTTAATGCTAGTGGTAACATGGAATGACATCCAGAAGTTTTTCCTGTAA
- a CDS encoding proline--tRNA ligase yields the protein MRQSMTLIPTLREVPADAEVKSHQLLLRAGFIRQNTSGIYSFLPLGKKALKNVEDIIREEMDRSGAVELLMPAMQAAELWQESGRWYSYGPELMRLRDRHDREFALGATHEEVITTIVRDEVKSYKKLPLSLYQIQTKFRDEKRPRFGLLRGREFLMKDAYSFHANQESLDEVYEKMYTAYSNIFSRLGLNFRAVIADSGAMGGKDTHEFMVLSEIGEDTIAYSSDSSFAANIEMAPVVVSYEKKAEAEKELQKVSTPNQKTIEEVAAYLNMEKVDLIKSILFKVDDKFVLTLARGDHEINDVKLKNLYQASVVEVASSEDVQKVMGASIGSVGPISVAEELEIVADTAVEYMVNAVCGANEEGVHYQHVNPSRDFSVSQFTDLRFIKEGDPSPDGQGIIQFAKGIEVGHIFKLGTRYSEAMGATFLDDNGRSQPMIMGCYGIGVSRVLAAVVEQYHDDNGIVWPKAVTPYHAHVIPVNAKNETQLNLAEEIYQKLKDSGKDVLFDDRQERPGVKFADADLIGLPVRITVGKKAEENMVEVKWRATGEMEEMTVEELIQTMQKK from the coding sequence ATGAGACAAAGCATGACACTTATTCCAACGTTAAGGGAAGTGCCAGCGGATGCAGAAGTGAAAAGTCATCAGCTTTTATTAAGGGCAGGCTTCATCCGTCAAAACACGAGCGGAATTTATAGCTTTCTTCCACTTGGAAAAAAAGCATTGAAAAACGTAGAGGATATTATTAGAGAAGAAATGGACCGCTCTGGTGCTGTGGAATTACTAATGCCGGCAATGCAAGCAGCAGAATTGTGGCAAGAGTCAGGAAGATGGTACTCTTATGGACCGGAATTGATGCGACTAAGAGATAGACATGACCGTGAGTTTGCACTTGGAGCTACACATGAAGAAGTAATTACAACAATTGTAAGAGACGAAGTGAAATCCTACAAAAAACTTCCATTATCTCTCTATCAAATTCAAACTAAATTTCGTGATGAAAAGCGTCCGCGTTTTGGGTTGTTAAGGGGACGAGAATTTTTAATGAAGGATGCATATTCCTTCCACGCAAACCAAGAGAGTTTGGATGAAGTATATGAAAAAATGTACACAGCATACTCTAACATCTTTAGTCGCCTTGGTTTGAACTTCCGCGCTGTTATCGCAGATTCTGGTGCGATGGGTGGGAAAGATACACATGAGTTTATGGTCCTATCTGAAATTGGCGAGGACACAATTGCCTATTCATCTGATTCTTCCTTTGCGGCAAATATCGAAATGGCACCAGTTGTTGTCTCATATGAAAAGAAAGCAGAAGCTGAAAAAGAGCTTCAAAAGGTATCTACTCCTAATCAAAAAACGATAGAAGAAGTAGCGGCTTATTTGAATATGGAGAAAGTAGATTTAATTAAATCCATCCTCTTTAAGGTGGACGACAAGTTTGTTTTGACATTAGCAAGAGGCGACCATGAAATTAATGATGTGAAACTAAAGAATCTGTATCAAGCATCTGTTGTCGAAGTAGCTAGCAGTGAAGACGTCCAAAAAGTAATGGGAGCAAGCATTGGCTCTGTTGGTCCAATATCTGTAGCGGAGGAGTTAGAAATTGTCGCTGATACCGCAGTAGAGTATATGGTTAATGCAGTCTGTGGAGCAAATGAAGAGGGCGTTCATTATCAGCATGTCAATCCTTCACGTGATTTTAGTGTTTCTCAATTCACAGACTTACGCTTCATCAAAGAGGGAGATCCTTCACCAGATGGACAAGGAATCATTCAGTTTGCTAAAGGAATTGAAGTCGGCCATATCTTTAAGCTTGGAACGAGATACAGTGAAGCAATGGGAGCCACGTTCCTTGATGACAACGGCCGAAGCCAGCCAATGATTATGGGCTGTTACGGAATTGGAGTGTCCCGTGTCCTTGCAGCAGTTGTAGAACAGTACCATGATGATAATGGGATTGTGTGGCCAAAAGCTGTAACTCCTTACCATGCACATGTTATCCCTGTAAATGCCAAAAATGAAACGCAACTAAACTTAGCAGAAGAAATTTACCAAAAGCTCAAGGATTCAGGTAAAGATGTTCTATTTGATGACAGGCAAGAACGTCCTGGTGTAAAATTTGCAGATGCAGATCTCATCGGCTTACCTGTGCGCATTACTGTTGGGAAAAAGGCAGAAGAAAACATGGTTGAGGTTAAATGGAGAGCAACTGGTGAAATGGAAGAAATGACTGTAGAAGAATTAATTCAAACAATGCAAAAAAAATAG
- the ltrA gene encoding group II intron reverse transcriptase/maturase, with protein MADLMIQKLRNNEYFGLQSTFDNLYEESKKGRYFKNIFQLIISEENIQLAFRNIKSNIGSKTKGTNGHTIKHLNKIDALKLIGLTKKRLDNYNPHAVRRVLIPKPNGTMRPLGIPTIEDRLIQQMFLQVLEPIVEGKFHSQSYGFRPKRSTHDALARCYHMVNHSHQHFVVDIDIKGFFDNVNHKKLMRQLWTIGIRDKKVLSIIKMMLKAEIKGKGIPVKGTPQGGILSPLLANVVLNELDWWISNQWETKPTRVPYKLKRNKTDALKKTKLKPMYLVRYADDFKIFTNSYSNARKIKMAVEKWLRERLGLEISEDKSKITNLRKNGTDFLGVRFRAVRKGNAKTGYIVNSKMDPKAKEKVLGVIRHQLIKMRKSPTPEKVMNFNANILGLHNYYKVATRIAQEFNEIRHKIHRNIKSLMFRNIFIYTKETNNIIDKFYGDYNCQRFKSNGLLVYPIEAIRHDIRGQRDPNFSVYKKKDRASIHKLIKNVSVREIEMFRKGIFKAKSVLYENNRLSKYVAQKGCCGITGERLTPHNAICHHIRSTAQGGKDDYENLMIINKKYHMIIHNKDPLLNNDYKKILAKFETKALNKLNKLRTEVGNPKLSF; from the coding sequence TTGGCTGACTTAATGATTCAAAAGCTAAGAAACAACGAATATTTTGGCTTACAATCAACTTTTGATAATCTTTATGAGGAAAGCAAAAAGGGTCGATATTTTAAAAACATTTTTCAGCTTATTATTTCTGAAGAGAACATTCAATTAGCCTTTCGAAACATAAAAAGTAATATTGGGAGCAAAACGAAAGGTACGAACGGTCACACAATAAAACATCTTAATAAAATAGATGCTCTCAAGCTGATTGGATTAACAAAAAAGAGACTGGATAACTATAATCCACATGCAGTAAGGCGTGTGCTAATACCAAAGCCTAACGGAACAATGAGACCTTTAGGAATTCCAACAATTGAGGACAGATTAATACAACAAATGTTTTTACAGGTTCTTGAGCCGATTGTTGAAGGTAAGTTTCATTCGCAGAGCTATGGTTTTAGACCAAAAAGAAGCACTCATGATGCTTTAGCAAGGTGCTATCATATGGTCAATCACAGTCATCAACATTTTGTGGTGGATATAGATATTAAAGGTTTCTTCGATAATGTCAATCATAAAAAGCTAATGAGGCAACTATGGACAATAGGAATACGGGACAAAAAAGTTTTATCTATCATCAAAATGATGCTAAAGGCAGAAATAAAGGGTAAAGGTATACCTGTTAAAGGAACTCCTCAAGGCGGCATATTATCCCCATTACTAGCCAATGTGGTGTTAAACGAACTTGACTGGTGGATTTCAAATCAATGGGAAACAAAGCCAACAAGAGTTCCATATAAATTGAAACGTAATAAAACGGACGCTCTTAAAAAGACAAAGTTAAAACCAATGTATCTAGTAAGATATGCAGATGATTTTAAAATCTTCACGAATTCCTACTCTAATGCTAGGAAGATTAAAATGGCTGTAGAGAAATGGCTCAGAGAAAGATTAGGCCTTGAAATTAGTGAAGATAAAAGCAAAATCACTAACTTACGCAAAAACGGTACAGACTTTTTAGGAGTACGGTTTAGAGCGGTTCGCAAAGGAAATGCCAAAACAGGTTATATTGTAAACTCAAAAATGGACCCCAAGGCAAAAGAGAAGGTATTAGGTGTTATTCGCCACCAGCTCATAAAGATGAGAAAAAGTCCCACTCCAGAAAAAGTGATGAATTTCAATGCCAACATCCTCGGTTTACACAACTATTACAAAGTTGCAACGAGGATAGCTCAAGAATTTAATGAGATACGACATAAAATTCATCGGAATATTAAATCGTTGATGTTTAGAAATATTTTTATTTACACAAAGGAAACGAATAACATCATTGATAAATTCTATGGAGATTACAATTGTCAAAGATTTAAAAGTAATGGATTACTGGTCTATCCTATTGAAGCAATTCGACATGATATACGAGGTCAAAGAGACCCTAACTTCTCTGTTTATAAGAAAAAGGATAGGGCATCAATTCATAAGTTAATTAAGAATGTGTCTGTTCGTGAAATTGAAATGTTTCGTAAAGGAATATTTAAAGCTAAAAGTGTTTTGTACGAAAATAACCGTTTGAGTAAATATGTAGCTCAAAAAGGTTGCTGTGGTATTACAGGAGAACGACTGACTCCCCACAATGCCATATGTCACCATATAAGATCTACAGCTCAAGGCGGAAAAGATGACTATGAAAACTTGATGATAATAAACAAGAAATATCATATGATTATTCATAATAAAGACCCACTTTTAAATAATGATTATAAAAAAATATTAGCCAAGTTTGAAACGAAGGCCTTAAACAAATTAAACAAGCTAAGAACGGAAGTAGGAAATCCAAAACTTAGCTTCTAA
- the rimP gene encoding ribosome maturation factor RimP, with translation MSKNVTETVEELVLPIVQQMNVELVDIEYVKEGSSWFLRVYVDKEGGIDIEECGNVSEKLSEKLDEIDPIPHNYFLEVSSPGAERPLKKKEDVEKAVGKYVNIKTYEPIDGLKSFEGDLVEFDGETVKLLLTIKTRKKEVSIPYQKVAKARLAVKF, from the coding sequence ATGAGCAAAAATGTAACAGAAACGGTGGAAGAGCTAGTACTTCCAATCGTTCAGCAGATGAATGTTGAATTAGTGGATATTGAATATGTGAAAGAAGGATCTTCATGGTTCTTGCGTGTATATGTCGATAAAGAAGGTGGCATTGACATTGAAGAATGTGGGAATGTGAGTGAAAAATTAAGCGAAAAGCTTGATGAAATCGACCCAATTCCTCACAACTATTTCCTTGAAGTGTCATCACCTGGAGCAGAGCGTCCTCTTAAGAAAAAAGAAGACGTGGAAAAGGCAGTAGGGAAGTATGTCAACATCAAAACATATGAACCAATTGATGGATTAAAGTCCTTTGAGGGTGACCTAGTGGAGTTTGATGGAGAAACTGTGAAACTCTTATTGACTATTAAAACACGCAAAAAAGAAGTGTCCATTCCATATCAAAAAGTTGCAAAGGCCAGATTGGCTGTAAAATTTTAA
- the nusA gene encoding transcription termination factor NusA, whose translation MSSELFDALTLMEKEKGISKDVIIEAIEAALISAYKRNFNQAQNVRVDMNLETGTMRVFARKDVVEEVFDSRLEISVDEARQMNPNYQENDVVEIEVTPKDFGRIAAQTAKQVVTQRVREAERGVIYSEYIEREEDIMTGIVQRLDSKFIYVSLGKIEALLPINEQMPNEHYKPHDRIKVFLTKVEKTTKGPQIFVSRSHPGLLKRLFELEVPEIYDGTVEIKSVAREAGDRSKISVHCDNPEVDPVGACVGPKGQRVQAIVNELKGEKIDIVRWSKDPVEFVANALSPSKVLEVQVNEEDKATTVVVPDYQLSLAIGKRGQNARLAAKLTGWKIDIKSESEAEELGIYPSLSLSKTDSEDMDDFYDEDSTEE comes from the coding sequence ATGAGCAGCGAGTTATTTGATGCTTTAACCCTGATGGAAAAGGAAAAAGGCATTAGTAAAGATGTAATTATTGAAGCAATTGAAGCTGCGCTTATTTCTGCGTATAAACGTAATTTTAATCAAGCGCAAAATGTTCGAGTGGATATGAATCTTGAAACAGGTACAATGCGCGTGTTTGCAAGAAAAGATGTTGTAGAAGAGGTGTTTGATTCCCGTCTTGAAATCTCTGTAGATGAGGCGCGTCAAATGAATCCGAACTACCAAGAAAACGACGTGGTGGAAATTGAAGTAACGCCAAAAGATTTCGGACGCATTGCTGCCCAAACTGCGAAACAAGTGGTCACTCAGCGCGTTCGTGAAGCAGAAAGAGGAGTTATTTACTCTGAATACATTGAGCGTGAAGAAGATATCATGACGGGTATTGTACAACGTCTTGATTCGAAATTTATCTATGTGAGCCTTGGGAAAATAGAGGCACTTCTGCCAATTAATGAGCAAATGCCTAATGAACATTACAAGCCTCATGATAGAATAAAGGTATTCTTAACAAAAGTAGAAAAAACAACGAAGGGTCCACAAATTTTTGTTTCCAGATCACACCCTGGATTACTAAAACGCTTATTTGAGCTAGAAGTACCAGAAATATATGATGGTACGGTGGAAATTAAATCGGTAGCTCGAGAAGCGGGAGATCGTTCGAAAATCTCCGTACACTGTGACAATCCTGAAGTTGATCCAGTAGGTGCTTGTGTAGGACCTAAAGGGCAAAGAGTACAGGCAATTGTAAATGAGTTAAAAGGCGAGAAAATAGATATCGTCAGATGGTCGAAAGATCCTGTCGAGTTTGTTGCAAATGCTCTCAGCCCTTCCAAAGTATTGGAAGTGCAGGTGAATGAAGAAGACAAGGCTACAACTGTTGTTGTGCCTGATTATCAGCTTTCTCTTGCAATTGGGAAACGCGGTCAAAATGCCCGCCTTGCTGCGAAATTGACTGGCTGGAAGATTGATATTAAAAGCGAGTCCGAAGCGGAAGAATTAGGAATTTATCCTAGCTTGTCATTGTCCAAGACCGATTCTGAGGACATGGACGATTTCTATGATGAAGATTCCACAGAAGAATAA
- a CDS encoding YlxR family protein — protein MNSRKKIPMRKCVASQEMKPKKELIRIVRSKEGDVSIDMTGKKSGRGAYLARNKESILLAKKKDILSRHLDVAIDDSLYDELLQLVETEQD, from the coding sequence GTGAACAGTCGCAAAAAAATTCCTATGCGAAAATGTGTGGCAAGTCAGGAAATGAAGCCGAAAAAAGAACTAATTCGCATTGTACGTTCCAAAGAAGGCGACGTTTCCATTGACATGACCGGGAAAAAATCCGGCAGGGGAGCATATCTTGCCAGAAATAAAGAGAGCATCCTGCTTGCTAAGAAAAAGGATATTCTCTCCCGACACCTTGATGTAGCGATTGACGATTCATTGTATGATGAATTACTTCAGCTGGTAGAAACGGAGCAAGATTAA
- a CDS encoding YlxQ family RNA-binding protein codes for MNNQWLSIVGLATRARKTITGEEFVIKEVRTKKAKLVLVAGDASANTMKKLTDKCAYYHVPIRTVENRYELGRAIGKDARVSVAILDEGFAKKLLSLLD; via the coding sequence ATGAATAATCAATGGCTATCAATAGTTGGACTTGCAACTAGAGCAAGAAAAACGATTACAGGGGAAGAGTTTGTTATAAAAGAAGTGCGGACTAAAAAAGCAAAACTGGTCTTAGTTGCTGGAGATGCTTCCGCCAATACCATGAAAAAACTAACAGATAAATGTGCGTACTATCATGTACCAATTAGAACGGTAGAAAATCGGTACGAACTAGGTCGAGCGATTGGTAAAGATGCAAGAGTATCTGTCGCCATTTTAGATGAAGGGTTTGCGAAAAAACTCCTATCCTTGCTCGATTAA
- the infB gene encoding translation initiation factor IF-2: MTKLRVYEYAKQKNVSSKDVITKLKEMNIEVSNHMATLDDDTIKKLNGSDKKEAPKKATEKNQSAKKQQNHQPNAGQGKPKNKPSSGKKADFSNNHNNSNNQNKGKKRPNNKQNRGQQQAPVQPAKKKETPSKITFTGSLTVGELANILNKEPSEIIKKLLMLGVMATINQDLDKDSIELIAGEYNVEVEEEIVFEVTDFEGYESDDKEEVLEERPPVVTIMGHVDHGKTTLLDSIRNTKVTAGEAGGITQHIGAYQVQVEQGKKITFLDTPGHAAFTTMRSRGAQVTDITILVVAADDGVMPQTVEAINHAKAAEVPIIVAVNKMDKEGANPDRVMQELTEHGLVSEAWGGDTIFVPLSALSGEGIDTLLEMILLVSEVEEYKANSKRAAAGTVIEAQLDKGRGSVATLLVQKGTLRVGDPIVVGNTFGRVRAMVNDLGRRVKEAGPSTPVEITGLNDVPQAGDNFMVFADEKTARNVGEARAQKQLQEQRSEKTRVTLDDLFEQIKQGDIKEINLIVKADVQGSVEAMAASLQKIDVEGAKVKIIHTGVGAITESDVILASASNAIIIGFNVRPDAGAKRTADVENVDIRLHRIIYKAIEEIEAAMKGMLDPEFEEKVIGQLEVRQTFKVSKVGTIAGAYVTDGKVTRDSSIRLIRDGIVIFEGELDTLKRFKDDVKEVATNYECGVTIKNFNDIKEGDVIEAYVMQEIAR, from the coding sequence ATGACTAAATTACGCGTTTACGAATACGCTAAACAAAAGAACGTATCAAGTAAAGATGTCATCACAAAACTAAAAGAAATGAATATTGAGGTATCAAACCATATGGCAACATTAGACGACGACACTATTAAAAAATTGAACGGCTCAGATAAAAAAGAAGCACCAAAGAAAGCAACAGAAAAGAACCAATCTGCGAAAAAACAACAAAACCATCAACCAAACGCTGGTCAAGGCAAACCGAAGAACAAACCTTCTTCTGGTAAAAAAGCTGATTTCAGCAATAACCATAACAACAGCAACAACCAAAACAAGGGTAAGAAAAGACCAAATAATAAACAAAATCGCGGACAACAACAGGCACCTGTTCAACCTGCAAAGAAAAAAGAAACACCTTCTAAAATTACGTTTACAGGCTCATTAACAGTAGGCGAATTAGCAAATATACTCAACAAAGAGCCATCTGAAATTATTAAAAAGCTATTGATGCTTGGTGTAATGGCTACCATTAATCAGGATCTTGATAAAGATTCCATCGAATTAATAGCTGGAGAATACAACGTAGAAGTAGAAGAGGAAATTGTATTTGAAGTTACTGACTTTGAAGGCTATGAATCAGATGATAAAGAAGAAGTACTAGAAGAGCGTCCTCCAGTTGTGACAATCATGGGTCACGTAGACCACGGTAAAACGACCCTTCTTGACTCTATCCGTAATACAAAAGTGACTGCGGGCGAAGCAGGTGGAATTACTCAGCATATCGGTGCCTACCAAGTACAGGTAGAACAAGGCAAAAAAATCACCTTCCTAGACACACCAGGACACGCCGCATTTACAACGATGCGTTCTCGTGGTGCTCAAGTAACAGACATCACCATTCTTGTTGTAGCAGCAGATGATGGTGTTATGCCTCAGACTGTAGAAGCAATCAACCACGCAAAAGCAGCAGAAGTTCCAATTATTGTGGCAGTCAATAAGATGGACAAAGAAGGAGCAAATCCAGATCGTGTGATGCAGGAATTAACAGAGCATGGCTTAGTTTCTGAAGCATGGGGCGGAGATACTATTTTTGTTCCACTTTCTGCTTTAAGCGGTGAAGGTATTGACACATTACTTGAAATGATTCTACTCGTATCTGAAGTGGAAGAATACAAGGCGAACTCTAAGCGTGCGGCTGCTGGAACAGTAATTGAAGCTCAGCTTGACAAAGGAAGAGGTTCAGTTGCTACCTTGCTTGTACAAAAAGGTACATTACGTGTGGGTGACCCAATTGTGGTTGGTAATACCTTTGGACGTGTTCGTGCAATGGTAAATGACCTTGGTCGCCGTGTGAAAGAGGCAGGACCTTCTACACCAGTAGAAATTACCGGACTGAACGATGTTCCACAAGCTGGGGACAACTTTATGGTATTCGCTGATGAAAAAACTGCAAGAAACGTTGGGGAAGCAAGAGCTCAAAAGCAATTGCAAGAACAGCGTAGTGAAAAAACACGTGTGACGCTTGATGATCTTTTCGAGCAAATTAAACAAGGTGATATTAAAGAAATTAACCTGATTGTCAAAGCTGACGTTCAAGGTTCTGTTGAAGCAATGGCTGCTTCTCTTCAAAAGATTGATGTAGAAGGAGCTAAAGTGAAAATCATTCACACAGGAGTAGGTGCAATCACAGAGTCGGACGTGATTCTTGCATCTGCATCTAATGCGATTATTATCGGATTTAACGTTCGTCCTGATGCTGGAGCAAAACGTACAGCTGACGTGGAAAATGTTGATATTCGCTTGCACCGCATCATTTACAAAGCCATCGAAGAAATCGAAGCAGCGATGAAAGGGATGCTTGACCCTGAGTTTGAAGAAAAAGTAATCGGTCAACTGGAAGTTCGCCAAACGTTCAAGGTATCGAAAGTAGGTACTATTGCGGGGGCGTATGTGACAGATGGTAAGGTTACGCGTGACTCTAGCATTCGCCTCATTCGTGACGGCATTGTTATTTTTGAAGGTGAATTAGACACACTCAAACGCTTTAAGGATGATGTGAAGGAAGTTGCAACAAACTATGAGTGTGGTGTGACGATTAAGAACTTTAATGACATTAAAGAAGGCGACGTTATTGAAGCCTATGTCATGCAAGAAATCGCAAGATAA
- a CDS encoding DUF503 domain-containing protein gives MMIGYLECDCLIYDAQSLKEKRAVLQRIITRLKQRFNISISEIGHQDVWQRTKIGIVSLSSSKSITEKELQKVLDYLDSFPEIERAETSLEWL, from the coding sequence ATAATGATCGGATATTTAGAGTGCGATTGTCTTATCTACGATGCTCAATCTTTGAAGGAAAAAAGAGCAGTGTTGCAGCGTATTATTACTCGGCTAAAGCAACGGTTTAATATTTCCATTTCAGAAATAGGACATCAGGATGTATGGCAGCGGACGAAGATAGGAATTGTATCCCTATCTTCCTCTAAATCCATCACGGAAAAAGAATTACAAAAAGTCCTCGATTATCTGGATTCCTTTCCAGAAATTGAGAGGGCAGAAACTTCGCTTGAATGGCTTTAA
- the rbfA gene encoding 30S ribosome-binding factor RbfA, with translation MTLRSNRVGEQMKKELSDIIGRKIKDPRVGFVTVTDVQVTGDLQQAKVFISVLGDDEKRQDTLIGLAKAKGFIRSEIGRRIRLRKTPELFFEFDESIDYGNRIESLIHELNKKDSENNEE, from the coding sequence ATGACACTAAGATCAAACCGTGTCGGAGAGCAGATGAAAAAAGAACTCTCAGATATTATTGGTCGTAAAATAAAGGACCCCCGTGTTGGCTTTGTAACAGTTACAGATGTACAAGTAACGGGGGATCTTCAACAGGCTAAAGTGTTTATTTCTGTTTTAGGTGACGATGAAAAAAGACAGGATACACTTATCGGTCTTGCGAAAGCGAAAGGCTTTATCCGCAGTGAGATTGGCCGTAGAATCCGTTTGAGAAAAACTCCAGAGCTTTTCTTTGAGTTTGATGAATCGATTGATTATGGTAATCGAATTGAGAGTCTGATTCATGAGTTAAATAAAAAGGACTCTGAGAATAACGAAGAGTAA